The proteins below are encoded in one region of Pontibacter deserti:
- a CDS encoding undecaprenyl-phosphate glucose phosphotransferase, giving the protein MTHKYSILFRWINVIVDYCLLNGILYACFITTNHDLAWLDVYDYRLTILLLNFCWFYSSNIFDIYSYILKRDAILILNANLGALCIFSVLAALIKLTLPELYIPPTPFIYYFALFPFLILVWRFLFLLLRRHYRKSWIGYNKIVIIGSGSVGIDFHNYISSNPHLNYRALGIFDDDPKLVPPYINYLGCVDECLNYANANNIKEIYCALPQTECERIERLMQEADDKIIRFRIVPDIKGIIHKPLLVDMFGFVPVLKPRPEPLENKANEIAKRTFDIVFSLLVIILGLSWLTPILALIIKLDSKGPVFFVQLRSGKNNKPFYCLKFRSMVVNSESDSKQAIKGDERVTRVGRIIRKTSIDELPQFINVLLGHMSVVGPRPHMLKQTVDYSQVINSYMVRHFLTPGITGWAQVNGYRGETRETSSMFNRIKADLWYLENWSILLDMKIIFLTIWQLLKFEDDVY; this is encoded by the coding sequence ATGACGCATAAATACTCAATTTTATTTAGGTGGATTAATGTCATAGTAGACTACTGTCTCTTGAATGGAATCTTATATGCCTGCTTCATTACGACAAATCATGATCTGGCCTGGCTGGATGTTTATGATTATAGGCTAACGATTCTTCTTTTGAACTTCTGCTGGTTCTACTCTTCTAATATTTTTGATATATACAGCTATATTCTGAAACGTGATGCAATACTTATTTTAAATGCCAACTTAGGTGCCTTGTGTATTTTTTCTGTGCTTGCTGCTCTTATCAAACTTACGCTACCTGAGCTTTATATTCCTCCTACCCCATTTATATATTACTTTGCTTTGTTCCCTTTCTTAATATTGGTGTGGAGATTTTTATTTCTCTTACTAAGACGGCATTACCGTAAATCCTGGATTGGCTATAACAAAATTGTCATTATAGGTTCAGGTTCAGTAGGAATCGATTTTCACAATTATATTTCATCAAACCCACACCTTAACTACCGTGCTCTTGGAATTTTTGATGATGACCCGAAACTTGTTCCTCCTTATATAAATTATTTAGGCTGTGTAGATGAATGTTTAAATTATGCTAATGCTAACAATATAAAAGAAATTTACTGCGCCCTGCCACAAACAGAATGTGAAAGAATAGAGCGTTTAATGCAGGAAGCTGATGATAAAATTATTCGCTTCAGGATTGTGCCAGATATAAAAGGGATAATTCACAAGCCCCTGTTAGTTGATATGTTTGGGTTTGTACCAGTGCTTAAACCCAGACCAGAACCTCTGGAAAATAAAGCGAATGAAATAGCGAAAAGAACTTTTGATATTGTGTTCTCTTTACTGGTAATAATCTTAGGACTGAGTTGGCTAACACCTATACTTGCACTAATAATAAAACTGGATTCAAAAGGCCCTGTCTTTTTTGTACAGCTGAGATCCGGTAAAAACAACAAACCTTTTTACTGCTTAAAGTTCAGAAGTATGGTGGTTAACAGTGAATCTGATAGCAAGCAGGCTATTAAAGGTGATGAAAGAGTAACGAGAGTTGGTCGAATAATCAGAAAAACCAGTATTGATGAGTTACCTCAGTTTATTAATGTATTGCTGGGGCACATGTCGGTAGTTGGTCCAAGACCTCACATGTTAAAACAAACTGTTGATTACTCTCAGGTTATTAATTCCTACATGGTCAGGCATTTCCTTACACCTGGTATTACAGGCTGGGCGCAGGTAAACGGTTACAGAGGTGAAACAAGAGAAACTTCGTCTATGTTTAACAGGATAAAAGCGGACTTGTGGTATCTTGAAAACTGGTCGATTCTTCTCGACATGAAAATCATCTTTCTTACCATCTGGCAGTTATTGAAATTTGAAGATGATGTCTACTAA
- a CDS encoding phosphatase PAP2 family protein produces MKRPIHFLMTLVLTLMIFGHQLLAQQTDSLKKYETPKPDTTLKVPFYKSKLFKATIVPAILIGYGVSTIRDNGLYSSYDAREDILDNHPNFDTWLDDPLLIAPYVELAIVNLMQVRSNNDLVNTSLVTLKAEAVMAVMVFGLKEVTKLERPNGEDDEAMPSGHTAQAFLAASIVHTELRHHSQWYGVGAYAIATSVGAIRMLKNKHWQSDVFVGAGIGILSAHLSYLSHRNRWGRKPFTLIPTYNQKAAGLALFIDLDQLSHKSRSLAKITPQPAITQHTW; encoded by the coding sequence ATGAAAAGACCAATTCACTTTTTGATGACTTTGGTGCTGACGCTGATGATATTTGGTCATCAACTTCTGGCGCAACAGACAGACTCACTTAAGAAGTATGAAACCCCAAAGCCTGATACCACGCTTAAAGTCCCTTTTTATAAATCAAAGCTTTTTAAGGCCACTATCGTTCCGGCTATACTTATCGGGTATGGCGTAAGCACCATCCGGGACAATGGACTCTATAGCAGCTATGACGCCCGCGAAGATATTCTGGATAACCACCCCAACTTTGATACCTGGCTGGATGACCCGCTCCTAATTGCGCCCTATGTAGAATTAGCCATTGTGAACCTGATGCAGGTAAGGTCAAATAATGACCTGGTTAATACCTCTCTTGTGACACTTAAAGCAGAAGCCGTAATGGCGGTGATGGTATTTGGCCTGAAAGAAGTAACGAAATTGGAAAGACCCAACGGAGAAGATGACGAAGCAATGCCATCCGGGCACACAGCGCAGGCTTTTCTGGCAGCCTCTATTGTACATACAGAATTACGCCATCATAGCCAGTGGTATGGGGTAGGCGCATACGCAATTGCTACCAGTGTAGGCGCCATCCGGATGTTAAAAAATAAACACTGGCAATCTGATGTATTTGTAGGGGCTGGAATTGGTATACTATCGGCACATTTGTCTTATTTGTCGCACCGTAACCGCTGGGGCCGCAAACCTTTTACCTTAATACCAACTTACAACCAAAAAGCAGCCGGATTGGCTTTGTTCATCGACCTTGATCAGCTCTCCCATAAAAGCCGTAGCTTGGCAAAAATTACTCCTCAACCTGCTATAACCCAGCACACCTGGTGA
- a CDS encoding response regulator has product MNKLSQVLIVDDDEVNNLFCKIVIEHSGISGDVHYCMSGPEALDYLSMCIKSGANVPDLILLDINMPFMNGFDFLNLYNEFGYHEQLHTKISMLSSSDVESDVKTAMKYKGVIDYVTKPLSEEALNRVLQKLDSAA; this is encoded by the coding sequence ATGAATAAGCTTAGCCAGGTTTTGATAGTGGATGATGATGAAGTAAACAACCTCTTCTGTAAGATTGTAATTGAGCATTCTGGAATATCAGGGGATGTGCATTATTGTATGAGCGGGCCTGAAGCGCTCGACTATCTTTCGATGTGTATTAAGAGTGGCGCCAACGTTCCTGACCTGATACTGCTGGATATCAATATGCCATTTATGAATGGTTTTGACTTTCTGAACCTATACAATGAGTTCGGTTATCATGAACAACTGCACACTAAGATATCAATGCTTTCATCTTCTGATGTTGAATCTGATGTAAAGACAGCGATGAAGTATAAAGGGGTGATAGATTATGTTACCAAACCGCTATCAGAAGAAGCGCTGAACAGGGTGCTCCAGAAATTAGATAGTGCTGCCTAA
- a CDS encoding sensor histidine kinase, whose protein sequence is MREGTKKVTTDLVLLVTSTGHYQEFETGAVSDLLLHQEFRPHLSMILPESIVTQVMEAVTDALYKGAVHMVTYTLGLGAKQEYFEAKAIPLHKKHVLLLIQNITEHEENKKALYQKNSLLQTVIDTVPPEITAFDNQGNITIINRAALNREINGSDLMESETLNLKHDGTTEFSEDELPLVRAFRGEAVYDQIVVKKREAYFPRTYLVNAVPLKDEKGGLSGVVLTERDITDIKNIQHKLKSKIKDLDMFMYRASHDLKSPLAAMKGVLELANSKASYPEMKTYLEMLGKSHSLLSTTVNDLISLTRISQKEVEKIHICLNSFIHEIAEALKLLPQAAHIKIKVCVQESIAVEADEGLLRAVLQNLICNAIVHHYREGEDRFVLVTVLNQFKNVLIEVTDNGPGIPKSIQDKIYDMFFRGNLKAGGSGLGLFIVKQAIEKMGATLELVSDEQVGTTFSVIIPNK, encoded by the coding sequence ATGAGAGAGGGCACTAAAAAGGTCACAACAGACCTGGTTCTTCTGGTTACAAGCACCGGCCACTACCAGGAATTTGAGACCGGAGCAGTCTCTGATCTTTTATTGCACCAGGAGTTCAGGCCTCACCTTAGCATGATCCTTCCTGAAAGTATAGTTACACAAGTGATGGAAGCTGTAACGGATGCCTTATATAAAGGAGCCGTACACATGGTAACTTATACATTGGGGTTAGGTGCAAAACAGGAATACTTTGAAGCTAAGGCCATACCGCTGCATAAAAAGCATGTTTTATTGCTGATACAAAATATTACCGAACACGAAGAAAATAAAAAGGCGCTTTACCAGAAAAACTCCCTCCTGCAAACTGTAATTGATACGGTTCCCCCTGAAATTACCGCTTTCGATAACCAAGGCAACATCACAATCATAAACAGGGCTGCTCTGAACCGGGAAATAAACGGGAGCGACCTGATGGAAAGTGAAACGCTTAATTTAAAGCACGATGGTACTACAGAATTTTCAGAAGATGAATTGCCGCTGGTAAGGGCTTTCAGAGGGGAGGCTGTTTATGACCAGATTGTAGTCAAAAAGCGGGAAGCTTATTTCCCAAGAACATACCTGGTTAACGCCGTACCTCTGAAAGATGAAAAAGGCGGACTGAGTGGCGTTGTATTAACGGAACGGGATATCACCGATATAAAAAACATTCAGCATAAGCTAAAGTCTAAAATAAAGGATCTTGATATGTTCATGTACCGGGCATCACATGATCTTAAATCGCCGCTGGCTGCCATGAAAGGGGTGCTTGAGCTAGCAAATTCAAAAGCAAGTTATCCGGAAATGAAAACTTACCTGGAAATGCTCGGTAAGTCTCATTCTCTTTTATCTACAACTGTAAACGATCTTATCAGCCTGACAAGGATTTCCCAGAAAGAAGTTGAGAAGATACATATTTGCCTGAACTCATTTATACATGAAATAGCTGAGGCCTTAAAATTGCTGCCACAGGCTGCCCATATCAAGATAAAAGTTTGTGTGCAGGAAAGTATAGCTGTTGAAGCTGATGAGGGCCTGTTGCGTGCAGTATTACAGAACCTGATCTGTAATGCCATTGTGCACCATTACAGAGAAGGAGAGGACCGGTTTGTACTGGTAACTGTGCTGAACCAGTTTAAAAATGTTTTGATTGAAGTAACCGATAACGGGCCGGGAATACCTAAAAGTATACAGGACAAAATTTATGATATGTTCTTCCGGGGAAACCTGAAAGCAGGTGGTTCGGGGCTGGGCTTATTTATAGTGAAACAGGCCATCGAGAAGATGGGAGCAACGCTGGAATTAGTAAGTGATGAACAGGTAGGAACAACGTTTAGTGTTATCATTCCTAATAAATAG
- a CDS encoding response regulator, with protein MIKLLIADDYVLIREGLKKVVKRESDMQVVAEATNGAEVIRLLQKNEVDVVVLDISMPVKEGIDVLKDINKYFPTIPVLILTMHSEKKYAVRALMSGAAGYLTKEGAARELIVAIRKIYEGGKYVSPALAEYLVEAVRTGSKQTQQHDQLSDKEFQIMCKLASGESVKSIAEALHITTSTVHTYKNRIYKKMNLFTIPELTKYCINQNLLD; from the coding sequence ATGATCAAACTTTTAATTGCTGACGATTACGTCCTGATAAGGGAAGGACTAAAAAAAGTAGTAAAGCGCGAGTCTGATATGCAGGTGGTGGCAGAAGCGACCAATGGTGCAGAAGTTATCCGGTTACTACAGAAGAACGAAGTGGACGTAGTTGTGCTGGATATTAGTATGCCGGTAAAAGAAGGTATTGATGTGCTTAAAGACATAAACAAATACTTTCCTACTATACCGGTACTGATCTTAACCATGCATTCAGAGAAAAAATATGCTGTACGCGCCCTGATGTCCGGAGCGGCTGGCTACTTAACCAAAGAAGGTGCCGCCCGCGAACTTATAGTTGCTATCCGGAAGATTTATGAAGGCGGAAAGTATGTATCTCCTGCACTGGCTGAGTACCTTGTAGAAGCAGTGCGAACAGGAAGCAAACAAACACAGCAGCACGACCAGCTCTCTGATAAGGAATTCCAGATTATGTGTAAGCTGGCATCCGGAGAAAGCGTTAAAAGTATAGCAGAAGCGCTCCACATTACAACCAGCACCGTGCATACTTATAAAAACAGGATCTATAAAAAAATGAACCTCTTTACCATTCCGGAGCTAACCAAATACTGTATTAACCAAAACCTGCTCGACTAG
- a CDS encoding ATP-binding protein — MSTTETENLENIFCGNSQMAYALRNYDWDNSSLGPVTDWPESLRNTIRLMLTSAYPMFVWWGEEMIMFYNDAYIPVLGSKHPAAVGKSGKKQWKEIWHVIGPLMENVLRNGETCYRQKDLLYTKRNRIKEETYYTYSYSPIFNTDGSIGGLFCACHEDTLQVLSERRLTTISRISGVRTDITVNDARLEVMQVLAENRRDLPFVLLYKAEEGKFILDNYTKEAFTTDLQDIPELLQPPISLHNPEDDGALVVTTIPAVLRNLLKKPEHGVLPDQVAVVPVKDAGHNIIRGYFIVGISAVLPLNDDYLNFFKLLSSQVNATVTNVRAFEQERLLSKKLLELDKAKTDFFSNVSHELRTPLTLIMGPLELLLNKPNAFSEEDKESLRIMQRNGLRLLKQVNNLLSFSFVEAGRYKASFVPTALASFTGDLASTFESVMMQSGLKYRVSCNAISEPVYVDTDMWEMIVLNLLSNAYKFTLSGSIGIELVEEENDVVLLVSDTGVGIPEKDLPHLFERFYRVEQNIGRTFDGSGIGLALVAELVKLHGGSINVTSTTGKGSTFIVTIPKGRSHLPQDKIGTETEADRSILGPQKPDALSLVDSDLNHVNLSEDMVEIVGLNEDETLPIVLLVDDNLDMIQYVSRLLKKDYRVLTALNGQQALEVLRHQKPDLILSDVMMPVMDGVTLLNKVRKIPELVAVPVILLSARAGEEDKVLGFNTGADDYLVKPFSASELVTRIRSTIRNAKQRNEWKVKEQKLLSDTAERKELLESILNSISDAFYHVNNNLEFVYVNNRALEITNKTREEHIGRNVLDVYPYLAGSELYKTIQVALQTLQPVSVEYFDIELSRWFDCRLYPTAKGSTGYFADITDRKLEEIARIESENRFREVANAAPVLIWMSGTDKLCNFFNNRWLEFRGRTSEEEYGNGWTEGVHPDDLENCIQTYTNAFEAGRQFSIEYRLLNKDGEYRWILDNGCPRFTPDGQLLGYIGACTDITELKWAETLLSKYNSELEARVASRTAELQKANDQLKIEIKEKIRKKQELIKSHEQLHSLTSHLQDLREKERKLIAREIHDDLGQALTALKIEILLLYDRIEDSRSKYKNVMLESLGSMEKALDESLISLRKIISHLRPSLSDDLELVYEIQKLVTDLEKRIGIPIAVRSRVKKIELEPNIAIEVYRVMQESVTNIIKHACATAASIEITKENDKFRFLVTDNGIGFDDSVLAEKRSFGILGIKERAQRIGADLIIESCPGKGTTVELLVDATLKK, encoded by the coding sequence ATGAGCACTACAGAAACAGAGAACTTAGAAAACATCTTCTGTGGCAACAGCCAGATGGCCTACGCCTTGCGAAACTATGACTGGGATAACTCTTCCTTAGGGCCTGTTACCGATTGGCCTGAATCGCTCAGGAACACCATCAGGCTTATGCTTACTTCGGCTTACCCTATGTTTGTGTGGTGGGGGGAAGAAATGATCATGTTCTATAACGATGCTTATATACCTGTGCTGGGTTCTAAACATCCGGCTGCGGTAGGTAAATCAGGTAAAAAGCAATGGAAAGAAATTTGGCATGTAATCGGGCCGCTTATGGAAAACGTGCTCAGGAACGGCGAAACGTGTTACCGGCAAAAAGACCTTCTCTACACTAAAAGGAACCGCATTAAAGAAGAGACTTACTATACTTACTCATACAGCCCGATATTTAATACAGATGGAAGTATAGGCGGTCTGTTTTGTGCCTGCCACGAAGATACACTACAGGTTCTGAGTGAGCGCAGGCTTACTACCATAAGCAGGATATCAGGAGTACGTACTGATATAACAGTAAACGATGCCCGCCTCGAAGTAATGCAGGTACTCGCTGAAAACAGGAGAGATCTGCCGTTTGTGTTACTCTATAAAGCAGAAGAAGGCAAATTTATACTTGATAACTATACCAAAGAAGCTTTTACCACTGATCTGCAAGATATACCTGAGCTGCTGCAACCACCAATATCCCTGCACAACCCGGAAGATGATGGCGCTTTAGTTGTAACTACTATACCTGCGGTTTTACGAAACCTGCTAAAAAAGCCGGAGCATGGCGTTTTACCCGATCAGGTAGCTGTAGTACCGGTAAAGGACGCAGGTCATAACATAATCAGGGGGTATTTTATAGTTGGTATAAGTGCCGTACTTCCCCTGAACGATGATTACCTGAACTTCTTTAAACTTCTTTCGTCGCAGGTTAATGCTACTGTTACCAATGTAAGGGCCTTTGAGCAGGAAAGACTGTTATCTAAAAAGTTGCTGGAGCTGGATAAAGCCAAAACAGACTTTTTCAGTAATGTAAGCCACGAACTCCGCACACCACTCACCCTGATCATGGGGCCACTGGAGTTGTTGCTGAACAAGCCCAATGCCTTCTCTGAAGAAGATAAAGAAAGCCTTCGCATTATGCAGCGCAACGGACTAAGGCTGCTCAAACAGGTAAACAATCTGCTTAGTTTTTCTTTTGTTGAAGCAGGCAGATATAAAGCCAGCTTTGTGCCCACCGCCTTGGCTTCATTTACAGGGGATCTGGCCAGTACTTTTGAGTCTGTTATGATGCAGTCCGGGTTAAAGTATAGAGTATCCTGTAATGCTATTTCGGAGCCGGTTTATGTGGATACGGATATGTGGGAAATGATCGTACTCAACCTGTTATCCAATGCCTATAAATTTACTTTATCCGGAAGTATAGGTATAGAACTGGTTGAAGAAGAGAACGATGTTGTGCTTCTGGTTTCTGATACAGGTGTCGGGATACCTGAAAAAGATTTGCCACATTTATTTGAGCGGTTCTATAGGGTGGAGCAGAATATCGGACGAACGTTTGATGGATCAGGTATAGGACTGGCACTGGTGGCAGAGCTTGTAAAGTTACACGGCGGCAGTATAAATGTTACAAGTACAACTGGTAAGGGGAGCACTTTTATAGTTACCATACCTAAAGGCAGGAGCCACCTGCCACAGGATAAAATTGGAACTGAAACGGAAGCCGACAGAAGTATACTTGGCCCACAGAAACCAGATGCACTATCTCTGGTAGATTCGGATCTTAACCATGTAAACCTCTCGGAAGATATGGTGGAGATTGTTGGTCTGAACGAAGATGAGACCCTGCCGATAGTTTTACTGGTAGATGATAATCTGGATATGATACAGTATGTATCGCGGTTGCTGAAAAAAGACTATCGTGTACTTACTGCTCTAAACGGACAGCAGGCGTTGGAAGTGCTGCGGCACCAGAAACCAGACCTTATACTTTCAGATGTGATGATGCCTGTGATGGATGGCGTAACCTTGCTGAACAAGGTGCGAAAGATACCAGAGCTTGTTGCAGTACCGGTTATACTATTATCGGCAAGAGCAGGGGAGGAAGATAAGGTACTAGGTTTTAATACAGGTGCTGATGATTACCTTGTCAAACCATTCAGTGCAAGTGAGCTTGTTACCAGGATCAGGTCTACCATCCGGAATGCAAAGCAACGGAACGAATGGAAAGTAAAAGAGCAGAAGTTGCTTTCCGACACGGCCGAAAGAAAAGAATTGCTTGAATCTATACTTAACAGTATAAGCGATGCCTTTTATCATGTAAACAATAACCTGGAATTTGTTTATGTAAACAACAGGGCACTGGAGATAACCAACAAAACAAGGGAAGAACATATTGGTAGAAACGTCCTTGATGTTTACCCGTACCTGGCCGGAAGTGAATTATATAAAACGATACAGGTGGCTTTACAAACGCTGCAGCCAGTTTCTGTAGAGTATTTTGATATAGAGTTGAGCAGGTGGTTTGATTGCAGGCTTTATCCAACAGCTAAAGGCTCAACCGGGTACTTTGCTGATATTACCGATCGGAAGCTGGAAGAAATTGCTCGGATAGAGTCTGAAAATAGGTTCAGGGAAGTAGCCAACGCAGCTCCTGTATTGATCTGGATGTCAGGAACGGACAAACTTTGCAACTTTTTTAACAACCGATGGCTTGAGTTCAGGGGCCGCACCTCTGAGGAAGAATACGGTAACGGCTGGACAGAAGGCGTGCACCCCGATGACCTGGAGAACTGCATACAAACATACACAAACGCTTTTGAAGCAGGCAGGCAGTTCAGCATAGAGTACCGGCTTCTGAATAAGGATGGAGAATATCGCTGGATACTGGATAATGGTTGCCCCAGATTTACACCGGATGGCCAGCTGTTAGGCTACATTGGTGCCTGCACCGACATTACGGAGCTGAAATGGGCAGAAACACTCCTGAGCAAGTATAACAGCGAGCTGGAAGCACGTGTCGCGTCGCGGACAGCGGAACTTCAGAAAGCAAATGATCAACTCAAGATTGAGATAAAAGAAAAGATCCGTAAAAAACAGGAGCTGATAAAATCGCATGAGCAATTGCATTCCCTGACGTCGCACTTGCAGGACCTGAGAGAGAAAGAGCGTAAATTGATAGCCCGTGAAATACACGATGATCTGGGGCAGGCGCTTACTGCGCTTAAAATAGAGATATTGCTGCTTTACGACCGCATAGAAGACAGCAGGAGCAAGTATAAAAATGTGATGCTGGAAAGTTTGGGCAGCATGGAAAAAGCCCTAGATGAATCGCTTATCTCGTTACGAAAGATCATTTCTCATTTACGCCCGTCTTTGTCTGACGACCTGGAACTGGTTTATGAAATACAAAAGCTTGTTACCGATCTTGAAAAACGCATAGGTATACCGATAGCTGTAAGATCGAGAGTAAAGAAGATAGAACTTGAACCAAACATAGCCATAGAAGTATACCGGGTGATGCAGGAATCAGTCACAAACATTATCAAACATGCCTGCGCCACGGCTGCCAGTATTGAGATTACAAAAGAAAATGATAAATTCAGATTTCTGGTAACCGATAATGGCATTGGTTTCGATGACAGCGTTCTGGCAGAGAAGCGGTCGTTCGGGATACTGGGCATTAAGGAAAGAGCGCAGCGTATTGGTGCAGACCTGATAATTGAATCTTGCCCGGGCAAGGGAACTACGGTGGAGTTGCTGGTAGATGCAACGCTTAAAAAATGA